A window of Plasmodium malariae genome assembly, chromosome: 12 genomic DNA:
GATTTTTATAGCAACTATTGCATATCCATAAATTTGTGTCTGACacacatattttaataaagaacCAAATGTATGTCCATCCGTTATATTTAATGGTCCTATATAAAACTTTTGATATAATCTCCCATTCTGTggatattttattatatcagttgcttcttctattttaatatcattCGGCCCAAAATCATACTTGTCTATAAAATTCTCCCGGTGGATATTCGTGTTTATCACATTCTCCTTTTCCCCGCCGTCAGGCAGACCCTCAGCTGAGACCCCTTCCTCCGCTTCGACCACTTGGTCCACTCCAGTCGCGTCTTTCACTCCTACTGCTTCCTTTGCTTTTCCCTTCAGTCGTTCCTTCCtctttttgtaaaaatcTGAGTAATCTCCAAAAAAGTTAGCATCCCCATAACCTAATCCCGCCCTATCCCTTCCGACACTAAATCTaggataaaaaagaaaaggataaAGAGCATGCGTGGGTTCATTTCCACTTACACTGGCCTTGTTAAAAAAGTCAAACAACTTCTTATATATAGGGTAATGATTTACATTAAAATCTATTGCTCTGAAGCATCCCCAATATTCAATAGgcattcttttcattttaggTTCAACTAATGATCTTAACGTCTTTATTTCATATTCATCATCACTTTCTTTATTCTCATGGTCTTGATATCCTATATAATCTTTCCATTCCCCTCTATTCAATATGACCCAATTTTTCCATGTATATAAATCTCCTTCAAAAAAACCCTTCTTTTTTAGATATAATAGATCTTGCAAACTTATTAATCTATCATCTTCAGTGTtcttttctcttcttttctttccatCCTCCAATTTGTCATCCTGTACCTCATCTTCTTCTAATTGTTCTTCCAGTTCTTTCCTCCTTCCCACTTTCTCtgatatcttttttaaaaaatacataaaaaaataataatagttatgtatttttaggttatcatttttgtatttgtaaTCTAGAATAATATTAGTTAGTCCATCTGGTGTTCTAAAGGCATCTTTTGGAAATTGTGGTTCATAACCACTGCTTCTGCTGTTCTTTATTTGTTCTATATAAGTATCtatctcttcttttttcacttcatatttttttatgaaatttcttctttgaaatattttatactcATCGATTGATTTGTTTGATTCGCCTGATCCATTTGATTCATTTGAGCCATTTGGTTCATCTAATTCATTTGATTCATCTAATTCATTTGATTCATCTAATTCATTTGATTCATCTAATTCATTTGATTCATCTAATTCATTTGATTCATCTAATTCATTTGATTCATCTAATTCATTTGATTCATCTAATTTATTTGATTCATCTAATTCATTTGATTCATCTAATTTATTTGATTCATCTAATTCATTTGAGTGGCTATTTACTGCTAATCCgctatcttcttttttcttaccTACAACAAttattgtctttttttttagtatttttttccccttaaCCTGTAAGgacaaaaaattttctctTGCTCcccttttaaaataattatctaTTCCCAATTTTGCCCCTTTAAAAATTGCATTTTGACAACTATGGATGAACAAATATTTGTCAAATTTTAGGGACTCATACGTAGCAATTAATGCTGTATATATCCATGTCGAAATTGTGATCAGCCgcattatacatatatgcataaatgcgtaagtacatgtatgtatatatatacatatatatgtgaagtCCTATATCAAGttaccattttttaattgcCATAAAAGATTATCGTATTATCTTTTCCATTCATCTTTGAAACTTACGATTAACTCTTTAACTATAATGTATACCCTCATGTAAATGTACGTGCCCTTGCGCGCATTCAAAATGTGTACTGAAATATGCGGGCATTTTCTTTACTAATTTCCCCAAATTTTAAGTTTCAAAAGGGGAAAatgtacttaaaaaaaaaaaaaatatatatatatatatatatatatatgctcaaaaatttatgtagcataaatattatatatacatgtaaacatacatacaattattatattttacgcTGACagactttttatttttctttgctTGACAATGAAACATATTGCTTTATTTGaagcaagaaaaaaaattctttttaatttgttcgaaaattttaaaaattaaaagatcgcaaaattacaaaattgaaaaattaaatattaaaaaaagtgttTGGATAATTAATATGGAAAATTATATCTTCCTTAAATATTTCTACTTCTGTTTATCagtttatttttacctttcTGCTTGAACTTATGCTGTTACTCCTTTTTTAAG
This region includes:
- the PmUG01_12044200 gene encoding DNA-directed RNA polymerase, alpha subunit, putative: MRLITISTWIYTALIATYESLKFDKYLFIHSCQNAIFKGAKLGIDNYFKRGARENFLSLQVKGKKILKKKTIIVVGKKKEDSGLAVNSHSNELDESNKLDESNELDESNKLDESNELDESNELDESNELDESNELDESNELDESNELDESNELDEPNGSNESNGSGESNKSIDEYKIFQRRNFIKKYEVKKEEIDTYIEQIKNSRSSGYEPQFPKDAFRTPDGLTNIILDYKYKNDNLKIHNYYYFFMYFLKKISEKVGRRKELEEQLEEDEVQDDKLEDGKKRREKNTEDDRLISLQDLLYLKKKGFFEGDLYTWKNWVILNRGEWKDYIGYQDHENKESDDEYEIKTLRSLVEPKMKRMPIEYWGCFRAIDFNVNHYPIYKKLFDFFNKASVSGNEPTHALYPFLFYPRFSVGRDRAGLGYGDANFFGDYSDFYKKRKERLKGKAKEAVGVKDATGVDQVVEAEEGVSAEGLPDGGEKENVINTNIHRENFIDKYDFGPNDIKIEEATDIIKYPQNGRLYQKFYIGPLNITDGHTFGSLLKYVCQTQIYGYAIVAIKIHNMNEDTKIDNVQEDLLEIALNISDVCIYSKEINIESNIRLIFKGPLMLVAGMIPLPSHLKIVNKEQYICTLKENGYIDISLKIEYGKGHWLTYDKGLYKRELGSDNECMKKRQVSEVVHKNYMPISASFGTCRMVRMAVHKIATKYWCEDRCEFTDPKQMLVIEIWTDCRMLPKNVLLYGIKNIKKILRKFREMIINDHDFPCDIEDKEIKKLWPYIDRYKFLQIKQKMEGGPPIQNIDEDVNNEMNKKNLLDPFTQKLVDPANFPKHSNIHLPLQDTPPPYLDTLEWLKMEVKKEKYRKKTKNTKNTKKRSNYKFSSTRTFDYDDYLSDRLNNILDEK